A DNA window from Candidatus Cloacimonadota bacterium contains the following coding sequences:
- a CDS encoding Hsp33 family molecular chaperone HslO produces the protein MNDQLWRGTAFSGQFRVLAVSSTQTAQTIRDLHDLSPVNTLLLGKMIPAVAMLSMDLKLAEGEVSLRVDGDGPLKGALVICSGSGDLRGYALEPRLWLDDAEANLFPVRALGTGTLSVIRGFPNKKPVTGTTVLSEGELALNLAHYFDQSEQIPSVVNLGVLIDKTAAVRASGGFIIQQMPDADPKLADELTAALSRTPNVSDLMDMGLSLPDILKRFVVKESELELTPAGPIQYRCNCSRERFERALLLLGEEELSSMREGIEPQCHFCNATYRFSAEDMNALIATLKDKP, from the coding sequence ATGAATGACCAACTTTGGCGGGGAACCGCTTTTTCAGGGCAATTCCGGGTGCTGGCTGTGTCGTCCACCCAAACGGCCCAAACGATACGCGACCTGCATGATCTTTCTCCGGTGAACACGCTGCTGCTGGGCAAAATGATCCCTGCTGTGGCGATGCTGAGTATGGACCTAAAACTGGCTGAGGGCGAGGTTTCGCTGCGGGTAGATGGGGACGGGCCGCTGAAAGGTGCTCTGGTGATCTGCTCCGGAAGTGGCGACCTGCGTGGCTACGCTTTGGAGCCCCGGCTGTGGCTGGACGACGCCGAAGCAAACCTTTTCCCCGTACGCGCACTGGGAACCGGCACCTTGAGCGTGATCCGCGGCTTTCCCAACAAAAAACCGGTGACCGGCACCACTGTCCTCTCGGAAGGCGAACTGGCGCTCAATCTGGCACATTATTTCGATCAGTCGGAGCAAATTCCCTCCGTGGTGAACCTCGGCGTGCTGATCGATAAAACCGCCGCCGTGCGGGCTTCCGGGGGCTTCATCATCCAGCAGATGCCGGATGCCGATCCCAAACTTGCCGACGAACTGACCGCCGCTCTGAGCCGGACACCCAACGTTTCAGACCTGATGGACATGGGCCTCTCCCTGCCGGATATCCTCAAGCGCTTTGTGGTGAAGGAAAGCGAGCTGGAGCTTACGCCGGCTGGCCCCATCCAATACAGATGTAACTGCTCGCGGGAACGATTTGAACGGGCTTTGCTGCTTCTTGGCGAAGAAGAACTCTCCTCCATGCGGGAAGGAATCGAACCCCAGTGCCATTTCTGCAACGCCACCTACCGCTTCAGTGCTGAAGATATGAACGCTCTCATCGCCACTTTGAAGGATAAGCCATGA